A single region of the Branchiostoma lanceolatum isolate klBraLanc5 chromosome 1, klBraLanc5.hap2, whole genome shotgun sequence genome encodes:
- the LOC136445545 gene encoding vitamin K epoxide reductase complex subunit 1-like protein 1 yields MYYTPVGEWNRLALPGCFQISAFLTSVLSSVTLKLNDTMIVEFVSLHASLCVLGIILSIYALHVELEKEKNKSYVAFCDFSDRVSCTKAFSSYYGKGFGLLQYIVGEDSILLQPNSVLGIIFYVLQLVLGHVGGYLCVHLLFYTSVLSCLGCLWLAYVLYFILNDTCVVCIATYAVNFAIMFVNYQTFVAL; encoded by the exons ATGTATTACACCCCTGTGGGCGAGTGGAATCGGCTAGCACTTCCGGGTTGCTTCCAGATTTCAGCGTTCCTGACTTCAGTTCTCAGCTCCGTTACACTCAAGCTCAACGACACCATGATCGTCGAGTTTGTATCCCTCCACGCTAGCCTGTGTGTTTTAGGAATCATCCTGTCTATCTACGCTTTACATGTGGAGTTAGAAAAGGAGAAGAACAAGAGTTACGTGGCGTTCTGTGACTTCAGTGACCGTGTGAGCTGTACCAAGGCCTTCAGTTCTTA CTATGGCAAAGGGTTTGGACTACTCCAATACATTGTGGGGGAGGACAGCATCCTGCTTCAGCCCAACAGCGTACTTGGAATCATCTTCTACGTGCTGCAACTTGTCCTCG GACATGTTGGTGGATATCTGTGTGTTCATCTCCTGTTCTATACATCCGTACTATCGTGCCTAGGGTGTCTGTGGTTAGCGTATGTTCTCTACTTCATTCTGAACGACACATGTGTGGTATGCATCGCAACATACGCGGTCAACTTTGCCATTATGTTTGTCAATTATCAAACATTTGTTGCTTTATAG
- the LOC136445500 gene encoding histone deacetylase 6-like isoform X1 has product MEGAVQPLPDSVQPIEGAVQPPSNSPQPQIPPKVEEISSRDHSDNPSSDVLFPDRTDPAMTNLNQPTVDTPELDSTSQRDIAAISTSETAGVQLVSKGDDNREGTTVSMKNADQITLPASENQPITEGSDMTTEASDISWSENIPRHPTSPPAAESSSIGDVITPNRNKNDDSQADNNKEQRKGTGSGKKKGRGSKKKNVTPTGVGSGNSQSLQEAKKKGRKARKAEFDLPDLSGLSLEERVVPKGTGVVFDERMADYHCLWEDLSDCKAERPERFTETLKLLRQKGLVDRCVGIPSRPASEDEVLSIHSEDLLGKLESSVTMVTDQLRQLSETFEDIAIHPKSFECARLSAGCTLQVMDQVLTGKVRNGMAVVRPPGHHADSNQSCGYCLFNNVAIAAKQALTKYGLERVLIVDWDVHFGNGTQDLFYDDPRVLFFSVHRYEHMEYWPHMERANYNFVGRGAGKGYNVNVPWNKIGLGDPDYIAAFQQVLMPMAYEFNPQLVLVSAGFDSAAGDPKGEMSTTPAAYAHLLHMLKGLAEGKVCAVMEGGYNIQTLSECVAVCVETLLGDPCPPLPPLQPDPSSVETLLDVLGVHQNSWKCFQYQVSKDALTSEEDQHPQQKSEDMSHWRSVGRGTCTSGREVGLVHDEAMTNHVNIWFPGHPEQPYRIRRIMQALDRHRLQDRCVKLESRLATEEELLYLHTSEHLQLMQETVEMTPRQLNKTQADFNSIFLCNDTYKSACLAAGCSMNAVEAVVTGSVRSAVAVVRPPGHHAEVDKPCGFCIFNSAALAARYAQKRLGVGRVLILDWDIHHGNGTQHMFVEDPTVLYISIHRYDNGSFFPGSPDADCTVVGSGPGEGFTVNVPWSKGGMGDAEYMAAFQQVVMPIAYQYSPELVIVSAGFDAARGDPLGHCDVTPSGYAHMTHMLSSLAGGRVVLLLEGGYNLSSISESMSECTKILLGDPCPAFDHEYSPPCEEAVESILSTLHVHQKYWRSLAFQVDVATKDDCSDEGSNETSNTTSKAIEPDRPASTDLNLQMEQLSITGEEKDNQNTAEGIEGKTSGEESEDNAPAPPIQNHLQVQPPDSMAGQD; this is encoded by the exons ATGGAAGGGGCTGTGCAACCACTGCCAGATAGTGTGCAACCCATAGAAGGGGCTGTACAACCTCCATCAAATAGTCCGCAACCTCAGATACCACCCAAAGTTGAAGAAATATCATCAAGAGATCACAGCGACAATCCCTCCTCCGATGTGCTTTTCCCTGACAGAACAGACCCAGCTATGACAAATCTTAATCAACCTACAGTAGACACTCCAGAACTGGACAGCACTTCTCAGCGAGATATTGCAGCGATTTCCACAAGTGAAACTGCTGGCGTGCAACTTGTCTCAAAGGGAGATGACAATCGAGAAGGTACAACAGTAAGCATGAAGAATGCAGACCAAATCACTTTGCCAGCATCAGagaatcaaccaatcacagaaGGTTCTGACATGACAACAGAAGCAAGCGATATTTCTTGGTCTGAAAACATTCCCCGCCATCCCACAAGTCCGCCTGCGGCAGAAAGTTCGAGTATCGGTGATGTCATCACGCCAAACCGGAACAAAAATGACGACTCACAAGCGGACAACAATAAAGAGCAGCGTAAGGGAACAGGATCAGGCAAGAAAAAAGGAAGAGGTTCAAAAAAGAAGAACGTCACCCCCACGGGGGTGGGGAGCGGGAACTCTCAATCCCTTCAAGAAGCAAAGAAGAAGGGAAGAAAAGCGAGGAAGGCTGAGTTTGACCTCCCAGATTTGAGTGGACTGAGCCTGGAGGAGAGGGTTGTACCAAAAGGGACGGGGGTGGTGTTTGATGAGAGAATGGCAGATTATCACTGTCTGTGGGAAGACCTGAGCGACTGTAAGGCGGAGCGACCAGAGAGGTTCACTGAGACGTTGAAGTTACTGCGACAGAAAGGTCTTGTGGACAG ATGTGTTGGTATCCCTTCCCGTCCCGCCAGTGAAGATGAGGTCCTCAGCATCCACTCTGAGGATCTCCTAGGGAAGCTGGAGAGCAgtgttaccatggtgacagaCCAGCTAAGACAGCTCTCAG AGACTTTCGAAGACATTGCCATCCACCCAAAATCTTTTGAATGTGCTCGTCTGTCTGCTGGTTGTACCCTCCAAGTTATGGACCAAGTCCTCACCGGGAAGGTACGCAACGGAATGGCCGTGGTACGTCCCCCGGGTCATCACGCCGACAGCAATCAATCCTGCGGCTACTGCCTCTTCAACAACGTCGCCATCGCTGCCAAACAAGCGTTGACGAAGTATGGCTTGGAAAGGGTTCTGATTGTCGACTGGGATGTCCACTTCGGGAACGGAACCCAGGACCTTTTTTACGACGATCCGCGGGTTCTCTTCTTCTCTGTGCACAGATACGAGCACATGGAGTACTGGCCACACATGGAGAGAGCCAACTACAactttgtggggaggggggctggaaAAGGCTATAACGTGAATGTGCCATGGAATAAGATAGGGCTGGGAGATCCCGACTATATTGCCGCTTTTCAACAG GTTCTTATGCCCATGGCGTATGAGTTCAACCCTCAGTTGGTTCTGGTATCAGCTGGTTTTGACTCAGCTGCCGGGGATCCAAAAGGAGAAATGAGCACCACCCCAGCAGCTTATGCACACCTCCTACACATGCtgaaag GTCTTGCTGAGGGAAAAGTCTGTGCCGTCATGGAGGGAGGGTACAACATACAGACGTTGTCAGAGTGTGTAGCCGTGTGTGTGGAAACTCTGTTGGGAGACCCCTGTCCGCCCCTCCCCCCACTACAGCCTGATCCCAGCTCCGTGGAGACTTTACTCGATGTCCTCGGAGTTCACCAGAATAGTTGGAAATGCTTCCAGTACCAG GTTTCAAAAGACGCTCTGACCAGTGAGGAAGATCAGCATCCACAACAAAAGTCTGAAGACATGTCCCACTGGAGGTCTGTTGGAAGGG GCACCTGTACATCAGGTCGAGAGGTGGGGCTGGTACATGATGAGGCCATGACGAACCACGTTAACATCTGGTTCCCCGGCCACCCTGAACAACCATACAGGATACGCAGGATCATGCAGGCACTGGACAGGCACAGGCTACAAGACAG GTGTGTTAAGCTAGAGTCCAGACTGGCCACAGAAGAAGAGCTGCTGTACCTGCACACGTCTGAACACCTGCAGCTGATGCAGGAGACAGTCGAGATGACACCACGACAGCTCAACAAAACACAGGCAGACTTCAACTCCATCTTCCTATGTAACGACACATACAAG AGTGCCTGTTTAGCGGCTGGGTGTTCCATGAATGCCGTGGAGGCCGTGGTCACTGGGAGCGTACGCAGTGCCGTCGCTGTTGTCCGTCCCCCGGGTCATCACGCGGAGGTGGACAAACCGTGCGGCTTTTGTATCTTCAACAGCGCGGCGCTGGCAGCACGCTACGCACAGAAGAGGCTGGGGGTGGGGAGGGTACTGATTCTGGACTGGGATATTCACCATGGTAACGGTACACAACACATGTTTGTGGAGGACCCAACAGTGCTCTACATATCCATACACAG GTATGACAATGGATCATTTTTCCCTGGGAGTCCTGATGCTGACTGTACGGTGGTGGGGAGTGGACCGGGGGAGGGGTTTACTGTCAACGTgccgtggagtaagggaggcatgGGGGACGCTGAGTACATGGCTGCGTTTCAACAG GTTGTGATGCCCATAGCGTACCAGTACTCCCCCGAGCTGGTTATCGTATCAGCGGGATTTGACGCGGCCAGGGGGGACCCCCTGGGACACTGCGACGTTACCCCCTCGGGCTACGCCCACATGACGCACATGCTGAGCAGCCTGGCAGGGGGGCGGGTCGTACTACTGCTGGAGGGGGGGTACAACCTGTCGTCCATCTCTGAGTCCATGTCGGAATGTACCAAAATCCTCCTGGGAGACCCCTGTCCTGCCTTTGATCATGAGTACTCCCCTCCTTGTGAAGA GGCAGTGGAGTCCATATTGAGCACCCTGCATGTTCACCAGAAGTACTGGAGAAGTCTGGCTTTCCAAG TTGATGTAGCGACCAAAGATGACTGCAGTGATGAGGGAAGCAACGAAACCAGTAACACCACAAGCAAAGCAATAGAACCAGACAG ACCAGCCTCAACAGACCTGAATCTTCAGATGGAACAACTCAGCATTACTGGGGAAGAAAAGGACAATCAGAACACAGCGGAGGGTATAGAAGGGAAGACATCAGGGGAAGAGTCTGAAGACAATGCACCAGCGCCTCCTATCCAAAATCATCTGCAAGTGCAGCCCCCAG ACAGCATGGCTGGTCAAGATTAA
- the LOC136445500 gene encoding histone deacetylase 6-like isoform X2, producing the protein MEGAVQPLPDSVQPIEGAVQPPSNSPQPQIPPKVEEISSRDHSDNPSSDVLFPDRTDPAMTNLNQPTVDTPELDSTSQRDIAAISTSETAGVQLVSKGDDNREGTTVSMKNADQITLPASENQPITEGSDMTTEASDISWSENIPRHPTSPPAAESSSIGDVITPNRNKNDDSQADNNKEQRKGTGSGKKKGRGSKKKNVTPTGVGSGNSQSLQEAKKKGRKARKAEFDLPDLSGLSLEERVVPKGTGVVFDERMADYHCLWEDLSDCKAERPERFTETLKLLRQKGLVDRCVGIPSRPASEDEVLSIHSEDLLGKLESSVTMVTDQLRQLSETFEDIAIHPKSFECARLSAGCTLQVMDQVLTGKVRNGMAVVRPPGHHADSNQSCGYCLFNNVAIAAKQALTKYGLERVLIVDWDVHFGNGTQDLFYDDPRVLFFSVHRYEHMEYWPHMERANYNFVGRGAGKGYNVNVPWNKIGLGDPDYIAAFQQVLMPMAYEFAPQLVLVSAGFDSAVGDRMGEMVTSPVCYAHLLHMLTGLAEGKVCAVMEGGYNIQTLSECVAVCVETLLGDPCPPLPPLQPDPSSVETLLDVLGVHQNSWKCFQYQVSKDALTSEEDQHPQQKSEDMSHWRSVGRGTCTSGREVGLVHDEAMTNHVNIWFPGHPEQPYRIRRIMQALDRHRLQDRCVKLESRLATEEELLYLHTSEHLQLMQETVEMTPRQLNKTQADFNSIFLCNDTYKSACLAAGCSMNAVEAVVTGSVRSAVAVVRPPGHHAEVDKPCGFCIFNSAALAARYAQKRLGVGRVLILDWDIHHGNGTQHMFVEDPTVLYISIHRYDNGSFFPGSPDADCTVVGSGPGEGFTVNVPWSKGGMGDAEYMAAFQQVVMPIAYQYSPELVIVSAGFDAARGDPLGHCDVTPSGYAHMTHMLSSLAGGRVVLLLEGGYNLSSISESMSECTKILLGDPCPAFDHEYSPPCEEAVESILSTLHVHQKYWRSLAFQVDVATKDDCSDEGSNETSNTTSKAIEPDRPASTDLNLQMEQLSITGEEKDNQNTAEGIEGKTSGEESEDNAPAPPIQNHLQVQPPDSMAGQD; encoded by the exons ATGGAAGGGGCTGTGCAACCACTGCCAGATAGTGTGCAACCCATAGAAGGGGCTGTACAACCTCCATCAAATAGTCCGCAACCTCAGATACCACCCAAAGTTGAAGAAATATCATCAAGAGATCACAGCGACAATCCCTCCTCCGATGTGCTTTTCCCTGACAGAACAGACCCAGCTATGACAAATCTTAATCAACCTACAGTAGACACTCCAGAACTGGACAGCACTTCTCAGCGAGATATTGCAGCGATTTCCACAAGTGAAACTGCTGGCGTGCAACTTGTCTCAAAGGGAGATGACAATCGAGAAGGTACAACAGTAAGCATGAAGAATGCAGACCAAATCACTTTGCCAGCATCAGagaatcaaccaatcacagaaGGTTCTGACATGACAACAGAAGCAAGCGATATTTCTTGGTCTGAAAACATTCCCCGCCATCCCACAAGTCCGCCTGCGGCAGAAAGTTCGAGTATCGGTGATGTCATCACGCCAAACCGGAACAAAAATGACGACTCACAAGCGGACAACAATAAAGAGCAGCGTAAGGGAACAGGATCAGGCAAGAAAAAAGGAAGAGGTTCAAAAAAGAAGAACGTCACCCCCACGGGGGTGGGGAGCGGGAACTCTCAATCCCTTCAAGAAGCAAAGAAGAAGGGAAGAAAAGCGAGGAAGGCTGAGTTTGACCTCCCAGATTTGAGTGGACTGAGCCTGGAGGAGAGGGTTGTACCAAAAGGGACGGGGGTGGTGTTTGATGAGAGAATGGCAGATTATCACTGTCTGTGGGAAGACCTGAGCGACTGTAAGGCGGAGCGACCAGAGAGGTTCACTGAGACGTTGAAGTTACTGCGACAGAAAGGTCTTGTGGACAG ATGTGTTGGTATCCCTTCCCGTCCCGCCAGTGAAGATGAGGTCCTCAGCATCCACTCTGAGGATCTCCTAGGGAAGCTGGAGAGCAgtgttaccatggtgacagaCCAGCTAAGACAGCTCTCAG AGACTTTCGAAGACATTGCCATCCACCCAAAATCTTTTGAATGTGCTCGTCTGTCTGCTGGTTGTACCCTCCAAGTTATGGACCAAGTCCTCACCGGGAAGGTACGCAACGGAATGGCCGTGGTACGTCCCCCGGGTCATCACGCCGACAGCAATCAATCCTGCGGCTACTGCCTCTTCAACAACGTCGCCATCGCTGCCAAACAAGCGTTGACGAAGTATGGCTTGGAAAGGGTTCTGATTGTCGACTGGGATGTCCACTTCGGGAACGGAACCCAGGACCTTTTTTACGACGATCCGCGGGTTCTCTTCTTCTCTGTGCACAGATACGAGCACATGGAGTACTGGCCACACATGGAGAGAGCCAACTACAactttgtggggaggggggctggaaAAGGCTATAACGTGAATGTGCCATGGAATAAGATAGGGCTGGGAGATCCCGACTATATTGCCGCTTTTCAACAG GTTCTTATGCCCATGGCGTATGAATTTGCGCCCCAGCTAGTCTTGGTTTCCGCTGGATTTGACTCAGCGGTGGGAGACCGTATGGGAGAGATGGTCACCTCTCCTGTCTGCTATGCTCATTTACTTCACATGCTTACAG GTCTTGCTGAGGGAAAAGTCTGTGCCGTCATGGAGGGAGGGTACAACATACAGACGTTGTCAGAGTGTGTAGCCGTGTGTGTGGAAACTCTGTTGGGAGACCCCTGTCCGCCCCTCCCCCCACTACAGCCTGATCCCAGCTCCGTGGAGACTTTACTCGATGTCCTCGGAGTTCACCAGAATAGTTGGAAATGCTTCCAGTACCAG GTTTCAAAAGACGCTCTGACCAGTGAGGAAGATCAGCATCCACAACAAAAGTCTGAAGACATGTCCCACTGGAGGTCTGTTGGAAGGG GCACCTGTACATCAGGTCGAGAGGTGGGGCTGGTACATGATGAGGCCATGACGAACCACGTTAACATCTGGTTCCCCGGCCACCCTGAACAACCATACAGGATACGCAGGATCATGCAGGCACTGGACAGGCACAGGCTACAAGACAG GTGTGTTAAGCTAGAGTCCAGACTGGCCACAGAAGAAGAGCTGCTGTACCTGCACACGTCTGAACACCTGCAGCTGATGCAGGAGACAGTCGAGATGACACCACGACAGCTCAACAAAACACAGGCAGACTTCAACTCCATCTTCCTATGTAACGACACATACAAG AGTGCCTGTTTAGCGGCTGGGTGTTCCATGAATGCCGTGGAGGCCGTGGTCACTGGGAGCGTACGCAGTGCCGTCGCTGTTGTCCGTCCCCCGGGTCATCACGCGGAGGTGGACAAACCGTGCGGCTTTTGTATCTTCAACAGCGCGGCGCTGGCAGCACGCTACGCACAGAAGAGGCTGGGGGTGGGGAGGGTACTGATTCTGGACTGGGATATTCACCATGGTAACGGTACACAACACATGTTTGTGGAGGACCCAACAGTGCTCTACATATCCATACACAG GTATGACAATGGATCATTTTTCCCTGGGAGTCCTGATGCTGACTGTACGGTGGTGGGGAGTGGACCGGGGGAGGGGTTTACTGTCAACGTgccgtggagtaagggaggcatgGGGGACGCTGAGTACATGGCTGCGTTTCAACAG GTTGTGATGCCCATAGCGTACCAGTACTCCCCCGAGCTGGTTATCGTATCAGCGGGATTTGACGCGGCCAGGGGGGACCCCCTGGGACACTGCGACGTTACCCCCTCGGGCTACGCCCACATGACGCACATGCTGAGCAGCCTGGCAGGGGGGCGGGTCGTACTACTGCTGGAGGGGGGGTACAACCTGTCGTCCATCTCTGAGTCCATGTCGGAATGTACCAAAATCCTCCTGGGAGACCCCTGTCCTGCCTTTGATCATGAGTACTCCCCTCCTTGTGAAGA GGCAGTGGAGTCCATATTGAGCACCCTGCATGTTCACCAGAAGTACTGGAGAAGTCTGGCTTTCCAAG TTGATGTAGCGACCAAAGATGACTGCAGTGATGAGGGAAGCAACGAAACCAGTAACACCACAAGCAAAGCAATAGAACCAGACAG ACCAGCCTCAACAGACCTGAATCTTCAGATGGAACAACTCAGCATTACTGGGGAAGAAAAGGACAATCAGAACACAGCGGAGGGTATAGAAGGGAAGACATCAGGGGAAGAGTCTGAAGACAATGCACCAGCGCCTCCTATCCAAAATCATCTGCAAGTGCAGCCCCCAG ACAGCATGGCTGGTCAAGATTAA